From a region of the Zingiber officinale cultivar Zhangliang chromosome 4B, Zo_v1.1, whole genome shotgun sequence genome:
- the LOC121977966 gene encoding serotonin N-acetyltransferase 2, chloroplastic-like, with the protein MQSHGPLLPLRSPWSSPIPLPLRHRTSFPTKPLCLAASSSFTVSDGELESRGFRVRRNPGGLDVAALNEVFARVGFPRRDPERLRRALGHAGEAVVWIEELAGGKPVAFARATGDGVFNAVVWDVVVDPSLQGTGLGKAVMERLVADLRATGVSNIALYAEPRVVGFYRLLGFAADPDGVRGMVLSRKNFQKQRKTR; encoded by the coding sequence ATGCAATCCCACGGCCCCCTCCTTCCTCTCCGCAGCCCTTGGTCGTCCCCAATCCCCCTCCCCCTCCGTCACCGTACCTCCTTCCCGACCAAACCCCTCTGCCTCGCCGCCTCCAGCTCCTTCACGGTATCGGACGGCGAGCTCGAGTCCCGGGGCTTCCGGGTCCGGCGCAACCCCGGGGGGCTGGACGTGGCGGCGCTGAACGAGGTGTTCGCGCGGGTGGGGTTCCCGCGGCGTGACCCGGAGCGGCTCCGGCGCGCGCTGGGGCACGCGGGCGAGGCGGTGGTGTGGATAGAGGAGCTGGCCGGGGGCAAGCCGGTGGCGTTCGCACGGGCGACGGGGGACGGGGTGTTCAACGCGGTGGTGTGGGACGTGGTGGTGGACCCGTCGCTGCAGGGGACCGGGCTGGGGAAGGCCGTGATGGAGCGACTCGTCGCCGACCTCCGCGCCACGGGCGTCTCCAACATCGCCCTCTACGCCGAGCCGCGCGTGGTGGGGTTCTACCGGCTCCTCGGCTTCGCCGCCGACCCCGACGGCGTCCGGGGCATGGTCCTCTCCCGCAAGAACTTCCAGAAGCAGCGCAAGACCAGATAA
- the LOC121977967 gene encoding protein SUPPRESSOR OF PHYTOCHROME B 5-like: MDQNNAIGDAEGCSSSESGWTEYISSPMNDRHSEEDGYGEEEEEEDDDDGGDSVASDASTGELLHQSQHPCRSGVDEDGQGGDDFDRTRDGEMEVSARKEDVCSSAHLDDK, from the coding sequence ATGGATCAAAACAACGCGATTGGAGATGCAGAAGGCTGTAGCAGCTCTGAATCTGGATGGACCGAGTATATTTCTTCTCCCATGAACGATCGTCACAGCGAAGAAGATGGCTAcggcgaggaagaagaagaagaagatgatgatgatggcggaGACTCTGTGGCTTCTGATGCTTCTACTGGAGAGTTACTGCACCAGAGTCAGCATCCCTGTCGTAGCGGAGTCGATGAGGATGGACAAGGCGGCGATGACTTCGATCGTACTCGAGATGGTGAAATGGAGGTCTCTGCAAGGAAAGAAGATGTTTGTTCCTCTGCTCATCTCGATGACAAGTAA